In Hafnia alvei, a genomic segment contains:
- a CDS encoding helix-turn-helix domain-containing protein: MKTLRDKIAARTSESQARIKEMADEMILETGLQMMREELRLSQTALAQSMGVSQPAIAQIEQRGNDVKLATLKRYIEAMGGKLSLTVEMPEGNGRIFHI, from the coding sequence ATGAAAACACTACGCGACAAAATTGCCGCACGCACATCTGAAAGCCAAGCTCGAATTAAAGAAATGGCAGATGAAATGATTTTAGAGACAGGCTTACAGATGATGAGGGAGGAACTACGCCTATCTCAAACAGCACTCGCTCAATCAATGGGGGTTAGCCAGCCAGCAATTGCTCAGATTGAGCAACGCGGCAACGACGTTAAGTTAGCAACGCTAAAACGTTATATAGAGGCTATGGGCGGCAAACTGAGCCTAACTGTTGAAATGCCAGAAGGTAATGGGCGCATATTTCACATCTAA
- a CDS encoding IS91 family transposase yields MYIPRPAKLLFQIDDGWDRLLINRGHTIPEWTKLVIERMLACGTGAMGIRRYCCESAHCTHTKYFCQSCKSKGCSACGMKATEQWIAEQQHILPDCEWQHITFTMPDKLWPAFNLNWPLLNQLFACAAYTLLKWAEKMGIEIGLFAALHTYGRQLNQHPHIHLSVTRGGLCRKHGVWRSVFFKKKVAERYWRQAVIALLRQHYASLDLAAAGYRHIRDYREWCQFLESQYQRRWKIHFAKKTKHARQNVNYLGRYLKRPPVAASKLRHYSGGTVVHHYYDHRTGQHKIQYLSQEEMLMRYISHIPSRHFKMVRYYGFLANRKRGALLPEVYAALDIKEKEKPPKPGFASLMKQFTRIDPYQCVLCGSRMVFNCAEAGIRADKLLEMRRQEFKKRRWLQQAA; encoded by the coding sequence ATGTATATTCCTCGCCCCGCAAAACTCCTCTTTCAGATTGATGACGGCTGGGATCGTCTTCTCATCAATCGCGGTCATACTATCCCCGAATGGACCAAACTGGTCATTGAGCGCATGCTCGCCTGCGGCACCGGTGCCATGGGGATACGCCGTTATTGCTGTGAGTCTGCTCACTGCACCCACACCAAATATTTCTGTCAGAGCTGCAAAAGTAAAGGCTGCAGCGCCTGCGGCATGAAAGCCACCGAGCAATGGATAGCAGAGCAGCAACACATCCTCCCCGACTGCGAATGGCAGCACATCACCTTTACCATGCCCGATAAACTCTGGCCGGCGTTTAATCTTAACTGGCCGTTACTCAATCAGTTGTTTGCTTGTGCTGCCTATACCCTCCTGAAATGGGCGGAAAAGATGGGCATTGAAATCGGGCTATTTGCCGCCCTGCACACTTACGGACGCCAGCTTAACCAGCATCCGCATATCCATTTATCCGTCACCCGTGGCGGGTTATGCCGCAAACACGGCGTCTGGCGCTCAGTTTTCTTTAAAAAAAAGGTGGCTGAGCGTTACTGGCGTCAGGCTGTCATTGCCCTGCTTCGTCAGCACTATGCTTCGCTGGATTTAGCCGCCGCAGGCTACAGGCATATCCGCGACTACAGGGAATGGTGCCAGTTTTTAGAATCACAATATCAGCGGCGATGGAAAATTCACTTTGCCAAGAAGACAAAGCACGCACGGCAAAACGTCAATTATCTCGGCCGTTACCTGAAACGGCCACCTGTTGCAGCCTCCAAATTACGCCACTACAGTGGCGGGACAGTGGTTCATCATTACTATGACCACCGGACAGGTCAGCATAAAATCCAATATCTGAGCCAGGAGGAGATGCTGATGCGCTATATCAGCCATATCCCCTCACGACATTTTAAAATGGTGCGGTATTACGGCTTTCTGGCCAACCGGAAACGGGGGGCTTTACTGCCGGAGGTGTATGCGGCACTGGACATAAAGGAGAAGGAGAAACCGCCAAAACCAGGCTTTGCGTCTTTGATGAAGCAGTTTACCCGGATAGATCCGTACCAGTGTGTGCTGTGTGGCAGCAGAATGGTCTTCAACTGTGCGGAAGCGGGTATCAGGGCAGATAAATTACTGGAGATGCGGCGTCAGGAATTTAAGAAACGACGATGGTTACAACAGGCGGCATAG
- a CDS encoding helix-turn-helix domain-containing protein, with protein sequence MTGFELRLWRRGFGWDQERAAEELDISLRTYKRYESRKEIEKIVELATEALTLREQNGRL encoded by the coding sequence ATGACGGGTTTTGAGCTTCGTTTATGGCGTCGTGGTTTTGGATGGGATCAAGAAAGAGCAGCCGAAGAATTGGACATTAGCCTAAGAACTTACAAGCGTTATGAAAGTCGCAAAGAAATAGAAAAGATAGTTGAGTTAGCGACTGAAGCGCTGACGTTAAGAGAACAAAATGGTCGACTTTAA
- a CDS encoding conjugation system SOS inhibitor PsiB family protein, which translates to MKFIGTLLRKSELHAMSAVELEQFAERGQDYRHVLSCSVLNILKVPQGCVVEAEYGSEFGGLYPVTLRIAPKGESP; encoded by the coding sequence ATGAAATTTATTGGGACGCTGTTAAGAAAATCCGAGTTACACGCGATGAGCGCTGTCGAACTGGAACAGTTTGCCGAACGCGGTCAGGATTATCGGCATGTGCTGTCGTGTTCTGTATTGAATATTTTAAAAGTACCGCAGGGATGTGTCGTTGAAGCTGAATACGGCAGCGAGTTTGGCGGGCTATACCCCGTTACGCTACGGATTGCGCCAAAAGGCGAGTCGCCATAG
- a CDS encoding type II toxin-antitoxin system RelE/ParE family toxin, translated as MWTVIFTTRFDQWFDEQDEDAQEKILADLSNLEAYGPTLSRPYADTVNGSKYPNMKELRIQHDGRPIRAFFAFDPIRRAIILCAGDKSNDKRFYKTMIRIADEEFSAHLTVMEENK; from the coding sequence TTGTGGACTGTTATTTTTACTACTCGTTTTGACCAGTGGTTTGATGAGCAAGATGAAGATGCACAAGAAAAAATCTTGGCTGATTTAAGTAATCTTGAAGCGTATGGACCAACATTGTCTCGCCCGTATGCCGATACGGTGAATGGCTCAAAATATCCGAATATGAAAGAGCTACGTATACAGCATGATGGTCGCCCAATTAGAGCGTTCTTTGCATTTGATCCCATTAGACGTGCAATCATTTTGTGTGCAGGCGACAAAAGCAACGACAAACGGTTTTACAAGACAATGATTCGTATCGCAGATGAGGAATTTTCAGCTCATCTTACTGTGATGGAGGAGAATAAATGA
- a CDS encoding plasmid SOS inhibition protein A, whose translation MIPNNLALIPHNVHQFAATQAIIDVERKQLRGTQLGQHPYARALFRHLRGGAMRITAKDIRFAAGDYSPKERGGASKSDYIAALDKLIETRGMDCPLPLSGSAVKQYFPDEHYRLSERKNRQWELRFARVDKIEAKQRQQKRRRYQTQVAQAQIELAFTTPSELAAWYKRQERQGIFDDDLIECVHAWSQRFCGVRSQVFLSGQPLWAVLNDMHDELES comes from the coding sequence GTGATCCCTAATAATCTTGCACTCATTCCGCATAACGTCCATCAGTTTGCGGCAACGCAGGCCATCATCGATGTCGAACGCAAGCAGCTGCGCGGCACGCAACTCGGACAACATCCTTATGCGCGAGCTTTATTCCGGCACTTACGCGGCGGCGCAATGCGGATCACGGCCAAAGATATTCGCTTTGCAGCCGGTGACTATTCGCCAAAAGAGCGGGGCGGGGCGTCCAAGTCGGACTATATCGCCGCCCTCGACAAACTGATAGAGACGCGAGGGATGGATTGCCCGCTGCCGCTGTCGGGCAGCGCGGTTAAGCAGTATTTTCCCGATGAGCATTACCGACTATCAGAACGAAAAAATAGACAATGGGAACTGCGGTTTGCCCGTGTCGATAAAATTGAAGCTAAACAGCGCCAGCAAAAGCGCCGCCGCTATCAAACACAGGTGGCGCAGGCACAGATTGAACTGGCGTTTACTACGCCGAGTGAGCTAGCAGCGTGGTATAAACGCCAAGAACGGCAGGGGATTTTCGATGACGATCTCATTGAATGCGTCCATGCCTGGAGTCAACGTTTCTGCGGTGTACGTAGCCAGGTATTTTTATCAGGACAACCTTTGTGGGCGGTGCTCAACGATATGCATGACGAACTCGAGAGCTGA